The following are encoded in a window of Flavobacteriales bacterium genomic DNA:
- a CDS encoding YfcC family protein: MALTKIRTPDALIIISVILLLAVLLTHVVPAGEFARQTVGERTVVVPGTYAEVGASPVPWYGFFTAPVKGFTDHQAAMIIAFVLLIGGAFSVLNATCAVDALLFRVLRAARENRTYKRLVIPVLMTAFSLGGNTFGMAEEVLVFLMITIPLARSMGWDPIVGVAIPFIGSGVGFAGAAFNPFTVGIAQGIGELPIFSGWEYRLLVWAALTAISIFFVMRYAARVERDPRNSLMHGLADTGTTSGELRETTLTGRRIAVLVLFAASIVLLIVGVNRWDWYIEEIAGLFLAMGIGAALLGRVGGNDAAKAFTKGASEMVGAALLIGLSRSVLLVMQEGRIVDTVLFHLSEGVSGLPAAASVQVMLGTQFLINFFVPSGSGQAALTMPLMTPLADLLHIPRQSAVLAYQLGDGLCNFIIPTSGVTMGILSIAGIPFGTWLRWIARMLATLVLAGMLFLGLSVALEVW, translated from the coding sequence ATGGCCCTTACCAAGATCCGCACACCCGATGCCCTGATCATCATCTCCGTGATCCTTCTGCTGGCCGTGTTGCTCACGCATGTGGTGCCCGCAGGGGAGTTCGCACGTCAAACGGTGGGCGAGCGCACCGTGGTGGTGCCCGGCACCTATGCCGAGGTGGGCGCATCGCCGGTGCCTTGGTACGGCTTCTTCACCGCCCCGGTGAAGGGCTTCACGGACCACCAGGCGGCGATGATCATCGCCTTCGTATTGCTCATCGGCGGTGCCTTCTCCGTGCTGAACGCCACGTGCGCCGTGGACGCGTTGCTCTTCCGCGTACTGCGCGCGGCGCGGGAGAACCGCACCTACAAGCGTCTGGTGATCCCTGTGTTGATGACCGCCTTCTCGCTCGGTGGCAACACCTTCGGCATGGCCGAGGAGGTGCTCGTGTTCCTGATGATCACCATCCCGCTGGCGCGCAGCATGGGATGGGACCCCATCGTAGGCGTCGCCATTCCCTTCATCGGCTCCGGTGTGGGCTTCGCGGGCGCCGCCTTCAATCCCTTCACCGTGGGCATCGCGCAGGGCATCGGCGAGCTGCCCATCTTCAGCGGCTGGGAGTACCGCCTGCTGGTGTGGGCCGCGCTCACCGCCATCAGCATCTTCTTCGTGATGCGCTATGCGGCACGCGTGGAACGCGATCCCCGCAACAGCCTGATGCACGGCCTGGCGGATACGGGCACCACCTCCGGCGAGCTGCGCGAAACGACGCTCACCGGGCGCCGCATCGCGGTGCTGGTCCTCTTCGCCGCGAGCATCGTGTTGCTCATCGTGGGCGTGAACCGCTGGGACTGGTACATCGAGGAGATCGCCGGACTGTTCCTGGCCATGGGCATCGGGGCCGCGCTGCTGGGCCGGGTGGGCGGCAATGATGCGGCGAAGGCCTTCACCAAGGGCGCATCGGAAATGGTGGGCGCCGCGCTGTTGATCGGCCTCAGCCGCAGTGTGCTGCTGGTGATGCAGGAAGGCCGCATCGTGGACACCGTGCTCTTCCATCTGAGCGAAGGGGTGAGCGGCTTGCCCGCGGCGGCCAGTGTGCAGGTGATGCTCGGCACACAATTCCTCATCAACTTCTTCGTGCCCAGCGGCAGCGGGCAGGCCGCCCTCACCATGCCGCTGATGACCCCCCTGGCCGACCTGCTCCACATCCCCAGGCAAAGCGCCGTGCTGGCCTATCAACTGGGCGATGGACTGTGCAACTTCATCATCCCCACCAGCGGGGTCACCATGGGCATCCTCAGCATCGCGGGCATCCCATTCGGCACCTGGCTGCGCTGGATCGCGCGCATGCTGGCCACACTGGTCCTGGCGGGCATGCTGTTCCTGGGCCTGAGCGTGGCCTTGGAGGTCTGGTAG
- a CDS encoding amidohydrolase family protein, with protein MAVAMLLMATAISTHAQRPTPAPPQSRSILVTNGTVHTGDGRVIDEGAVGFRDGRIDYVGFHYGAKAVYDTVIDVRGQHVYPGFIGANTTLGLAEIEAVRASVDRVDIGRLEPELRTLIAYNADSRVVPTIRANGVLVVQVVPRGMTISGTSSVVQLDAWDWEEATVRADDGVHLSWPAAYDRRGWWAEPDETDQGRKDERAGKIQELRDFFRRAKAYATTTAPEKVDLRLEAMRGVFNGSKTLYVSANAAREITEAVQFAKAEGVKRTVIVGGYDAWRVADLLRDNKVDVVLRRLHSLPLRPEDDIDLPYRLPALLKEKGVRFCFDYAGSMEAMGLRNLPFTAGTAAAYGLSPEDALRAITLDAAATLGIDHRLGSLAVGKDATLIVSRGDALDIRGNDITHAFIQGRKIELDDAQKQLYRQHRDRQHPGH; from the coding sequence ATGGCGGTGGCCATGCTGCTCATGGCCACCGCCATCTCCACCCACGCACAGCGACCCACACCCGCTCCGCCGCAATCACGCTCCATCCTCGTCACCAATGGCACGGTACACACCGGGGATGGCCGGGTGATCGATGAAGGCGCCGTGGGCTTCCGCGATGGCCGCATCGACTACGTGGGCTTCCACTACGGCGCGAAGGCGGTGTACGACACCGTGATCGATGTGCGTGGGCAGCACGTGTATCCGGGTTTCATCGGCGCCAACACCACTTTGGGCCTGGCCGAGATCGAGGCCGTGCGTGCCAGCGTGGACCGTGTGGATATCGGCAGGCTGGAACCCGAGTTGCGCACACTCATCGCCTACAACGCCGACTCGCGCGTGGTGCCCACCATCCGCGCCAACGGCGTGCTCGTGGTGCAAGTGGTGCCGCGCGGCATGACCATCAGCGGCACTAGCAGCGTGGTGCAACTGGATGCCTGGGACTGGGAGGAGGCCACCGTGCGTGCCGATGACGGCGTGCATCTGAGTTGGCCCGCCGCCTATGATCGCCGTGGCTGGTGGGCGGAACCCGATGAGACCGACCAAGGCAGGAAGGATGAACGCGCCGGCAAGATCCAGGAGTTGCGCGACTTCTTCCGCCGGGCAAAGGCCTATGCCACCACCACCGCACCTGAGAAAGTGGACCTGCGCCTGGAGGCCATGCGCGGCGTGTTCAATGGATCGAAGACACTCTACGTGAGCGCGAATGCCGCCCGCGAGATCACCGAGGCGGTGCAGTTCGCCAAGGCCGAAGGGGTGAAGCGCACCGTGATCGTGGGCGGCTACGATGCCTGGCGGGTGGCCGATCTGCTGCGCGACAACAAGGTGGACGTGGTCCTGCGTCGCCTGCACAGTCTGCCGTTGCGCCCCGAGGACGACATCGACCTGCCCTACCGGCTGCCGGCGCTGCTCAAGGAGAAGGGCGTGCGCTTCTGCTTCGACTACGCCGGCAGCATGGAAGCCATGGGCTTGCGCAACCTGCCCTTCACCGCCGGTACGGCCGCCGCTTATGGGCTTTCCCCCGAAGATGCATTGCGCGCCATCACGCTGGACGCCGCCGCCACCCTCGGCATCGATCACCGGCTCGGGAGCCTGGCCGTGGGCAAGGACGCCACGCTGATCGTCTCACGCGGTGACGCGCTGGACATCCGCGGCAACGATATCACGCACGCCTTCATCCAAGGCCGAAAGATCGAACT
- a CDS encoding amidohydrolase family protein, which translates to MLRPTLLLLLASLALLSRAQTTAPAAHVQDAAPALIAFTNCTLHTDARTAIARATLVVKDGKVLAAGAGAPIPAGAVVRDLKGLHIWPALIDPYSDLGLPALKREDRDKEDRAARHWNRALNADVRAHDHLRIDPKQAAEWRKAGFGTVFTHRMDGIARGTSCAVLLSDEAVPRSVIQADLAAHLSLRKGSSPDSYPSSQMGTIALIRQTILDARWYAAQAQPRETDAVLAALADQLKGRLVLEAADRNESLRWARILDEFQLPGIIKGTGDEYARLAAIKATGMPLIVPFAQPEAFDVEDPYDAQEVSFARLKHWELAAFNAMMLDTAGVSFALTAHGRKDLKDLWKDLRKLVACGLDSARAIELLTTDPARLFGVDDRIGALRPGMHANFLITSKHLLDARNTLHETWVSGKRFVVSDPDVPDLKGIYELNLAAEIWLLEMSGAGDKLEARVRRPDEADSLAVKARFERQGPVIGLSWAPRDKPQDLIRLNGTIHATGGLWDGQGQKPGGQWFAWSAIRKANSEKEKKAASGELAGGRPAGDSAAVKKPDPPGAITYPLMGYGWTEMPKQETVVFRDVTVWTNGPQGILRNTDVWVHQGRIVAVGHGLELGQLFPGRTKPAVTEIHATGKHLTAGIVDEHSHIAISRGVNEGTQAVTSEVRIGDVVNPDDINIYRNLAGGVTTIQQLHGSANPIGGQSAITKLRWGQAADSMQVRGAPGHIKFALGENVKQSNWNAPVARFPQTRMGVEQVYYEAFHRARDYDSEQRAWNAMRPRDRERATAPRRDLELDALLEILQGQRHISCHSYVQSEIDMLMHVADSMGFKVNTFTHILEGYKVAAKMKRHGVSGSTFSDWWAYKFEVNDAIPYNAALMHMHGVNTGINSDDAEMSRRLNQEAAKAVKYGGVPEEEAWKMVTLNPARMLKLDHRIGSVEPGKDADLVLWSEHPLSIRAKAEQTWVDGVRYYDAERDAEQRRWIAAERDRLVRAMIAAKGEGAPVRRAGREHQHLWCCEDIGEEGHEHDMDDDR; encoded by the coding sequence ATGCTGCGCCCGACCCTCCTGCTCCTCCTTGCATCTCTTGCGCTACTGTCGCGTGCGCAAACCACCGCACCTGCGGCCCATGTGCAGGACGCAGCCCCCGCACTGATCGCCTTCACGAATTGCACGCTGCACACCGATGCGCGCACGGCCATCGCCAGGGCCACCTTGGTGGTGAAGGACGGCAAGGTGTTGGCCGCGGGCGCCGGCGCCCCGATACCGGCCGGCGCCGTGGTGCGCGACCTCAAGGGCCTGCACATCTGGCCGGCGCTGATCGATCCGTACAGCGACCTGGGCCTTCCTGCGCTGAAGCGTGAGGACCGCGACAAGGAGGACCGTGCCGCCCGCCATTGGAACCGCGCGCTCAACGCTGACGTCCGCGCGCACGATCACCTGCGCATCGATCCGAAGCAGGCCGCCGAATGGCGCAAGGCCGGCTTCGGCACCGTTTTCACACACCGCATGGATGGCATCGCGCGCGGCACTTCCTGCGCCGTTCTGCTCAGCGATGAGGCCGTGCCCAGGTCCGTGATACAGGCCGATCTCGCCGCGCATCTCAGTTTGCGCAAAGGCAGTTCACCGGACAGTTACCCCAGCTCCCAGATGGGGACGATCGCCCTCATCCGCCAGACCATCCTGGATGCACGCTGGTATGCCGCCCAAGCACAACCCCGGGAGACAGACGCCGTTCTGGCCGCCCTGGCCGATCAACTGAAAGGAAGATTGGTACTCGAAGCGGCCGATCGCAACGAATCACTTCGATGGGCGCGGATCCTGGACGAGTTCCAACTGCCGGGGATCATCAAGGGCACCGGGGACGAGTATGCGCGGCTCGCGGCGATCAAGGCCACCGGCATGCCGTTGATCGTGCCCTTCGCACAGCCAGAGGCCTTCGATGTGGAGGACCCCTACGATGCGCAGGAAGTGAGTTTCGCCAGGCTCAAGCACTGGGAGCTGGCGGCCTTCAACGCCATGATGCTCGACACGGCGGGAGTGTCATTCGCGCTCACCGCCCATGGCCGGAAGGACCTGAAGGACCTTTGGAAGGACCTGCGCAAGCTGGTGGCCTGCGGGCTGGACAGCGCGCGGGCCATCGAGCTGCTCACCACGGACCCCGCTCGCCTCTTCGGAGTGGACGACCGCATCGGTGCCCTGCGGCCGGGCATGCACGCGAACTTCCTGATCACTTCCAAGCATCTGCTAGACGCGAGGAACACGCTGCACGAGACCTGGGTGAGCGGCAAGCGCTTCGTGGTGAGCGATCCCGATGTGCCCGATCTGAAAGGCATCTACGAACTGAACCTCGCCGCCGAGATCTGGCTCCTGGAGATGAGTGGTGCGGGCGACAAGTTGGAAGCCAGGGTGCGGCGCCCTGATGAGGCGGACAGCCTGGCGGTGAAGGCCCGCTTCGAGCGGCAGGGGCCGGTGATCGGCCTCAGCTGGGCGCCGCGCGACAAGCCGCAGGACCTGATCCGGTTGAATGGCACCATCCACGCCACTGGTGGACTGTGGGATGGTCAAGGCCAGAAGCCCGGCGGACAATGGTTCGCATGGAGCGCCATCCGGAAGGCGAACTCGGAGAAGGAGAAGAAAGCGGCAAGCGGTGAGCTGGCGGGCGGCAGGCCGGCGGGAGACAGTGCAGCGGTGAAGAAGCCCGATCCACCCGGGGCGATCACCTATCCATTGATGGGCTACGGATGGACCGAGATGCCCAAGCAGGAGACCGTTGTGTTCCGGGATGTCACGGTGTGGACCAATGGGCCGCAGGGCATATTGCGCAACACCGATGTGTGGGTGCACCAGGGAAGGATCGTGGCGGTGGGCCATGGGTTGGAATTGGGCCAGTTGTTCCCCGGTCGTACCAAGCCCGCTGTGACGGAGATCCATGCCACGGGCAAGCACCTCACGGCAGGCATCGTGGACGAGCATTCGCACATCGCCATCTCGCGCGGCGTGAACGAGGGCACGCAGGCCGTCACCTCGGAGGTGCGCATCGGTGACGTGGTGAATCCGGACGACATCAACATCTACCGCAACCTCGCGGGCGGTGTCACCACCATCCAGCAGTTGCATGGCAGCGCCAATCCCATCGGCGGGCAGAGTGCCATCACCAAGTTGCGTTGGGGTCAGGCGGCCGACAGCATGCAGGTGCGGGGCGCGCCGGGCCACATCAAGTTCGCGCTGGGCGAGAATGTGAAGCAGAGCAATTGGAACGCACCGGTGGCGCGCTTCCCCCAAACGCGCATGGGCGTGGAGCAGGTGTACTACGAGGCCTTCCACCGCGCCAGGGACTATGACAGCGAACAGCGCGCCTGGAACGCGATGCGCCCAAGGGACCGTGAGCGGGCCACCGCACCCCGCAGGGACCTGGAACTCGACGCGCTGTTGGAGATCCTCCAGGGCCAACGGCACATCAGCTGCCACAGCTACGTACAGAGCGAGATCGACATGCTGATGCATGTGGCCGACAGCATGGGCTTCAAGGTGAACACCTTCACGCACATCCTCGAAGGTTACAAGGTGGCGGCCAAGATGAAGCGCCACGGCGTGAGCGGCAGCACCTTCAGCGACTGGTGGGCCTACAAGTTCGAGGTGAACGACGCGATCCCATACAACGCGGCGCTGATGCACATGCACGGTGTGAACACGGGCATCAACAGCGATGATGCCGAGATGAGCCGCCGCCTGAACCAGGAGGCCGCAAAGGCGGTGAAGTATGGCGGTGTGCCCGAAGAGGAGGCGTGGAAGATGGTCACGCTGAATCCCGCCCGAATGCTTAAGCTCGATCACCGCATCGGCAGCGTGGAGCCCGGCAAGGACGCCGATCTGGTGCTGTGGAGCGAGCATCCGCTGAGCATCCGCGCGAAGGCCGAACAGACCTGGGTGGATGGCGTGCGCTACTACGATGCCGAACGGGATGCCGAGCAGCGACGCTGGATAGCCGCCGAGCGCGACCGGCTGGTGCGCGCCATGATCGCCGCCAAGGGTGAAGGCGCACCTGTGCGCAGGGCGGGTCGTGAGCACCAGCACTTGTGGTGCTGCGAGGACATCGGCGAAGAAGGACACGAACACGATATGGATGATGACCGGTGA
- a CDS encoding cytochrome c has protein sequence MVGAIIALMVACGNGALATSEPEGAASASPGEKVYALHCVLCHGKDGTLGISGAKDLTTSVLSREEMVALVTKGRGAMMAYEKVLTKAEIEAVVEHVRALRTDE, from the coding sequence TTGGTCGGGGCCATCATCGCCTTGATGGTGGCCTGTGGCAACGGTGCGTTGGCGACGTCCGAGCCTGAGGGCGCCGCTTCGGCGTCGCCGGGGGAAAAGGTCTATGCCCTGCATTGTGTGCTGTGCCACGGCAAGGACGGCACCCTGGGCATCAGCGGCGCGAAGGACCTCACCACATCCGTTCTTTCCAGGGAAGAGATGGTGGCGTTGGTGACCAAGGGCAGGGGTGCCATGATGGCCTACGAAAAAGTGCTCACCAAGGCGGAGATCGAAGCCGTGGTGGAGCACGTGCGCGCACTGCGAACCGACGAATGA